One segment of Vibrio gazogenes DNA contains the following:
- a CDS encoding glycoside hydrolase family 6 protein: MRKRQKQLRLLPLVFALGAALSSIGAQAASCSYSLTNEWDGGFQGVVTITNDESADINGWQVGMKYPAGVAVTQSWSGELSGNNPYYIVNKEWNGTIKQGQSLAVNFMGTRNATSAANVELMGSTCTGGDTPPPNHLPDAVADATPVSGIAPLEVSFSASGSSDADGDALTYVWDFGDGETGTGKNVLHTYTEPGEYTAKLTVSDGTGVDTANVVINVTTESGNTPPVAAMTVTPASGQAPLLVNFDASASTDADNDVLTYIWDFGDGATGSGVSTSHTYADPGKYTVSLIVSDGMDTSKIVKTVNVTDDDVPPTVERVDNPFRDATWYVNPEWSALAAAEPGGSAIADQNTGVWLDRIGAIEGTDSKMGLRAHLDKALEQGANLFTVVVYDLPNRDCKALASNGELLISRGDIVRYKNEFIDPIAEIFADPKYQSIRIAAVIEIDSLPNLVTNLDIPKCAEANGPGGYREGITYALNKFAPIKNVYSYIDAAHSGWLGWDSNFDPAITLISNVIKGTDASWNSVAGFVTNTANYSPLVETYLPNPDKNVGGGPIRSADFYEWNPNFDEKDYAIEFRKRMITKGAPTTIGMLIDTGRNGWGGPERPTHVSTSSDKNTYVDESRIDRRYHRGNWCNQPSGIGYKPWADPYAGVDAFVWVKPPGESDGISEPDFQPDPDDPAKQYDAMCDPDKMSTSAPLPTGAMDNAPHAGRWYSAGFQYLLENAYPPVDQPAGPPAE; the protein is encoded by the coding sequence ATGAGAAAAAGGCAGAAACAACTCCGGTTGTTACCGCTGGTCTTTGCATTGGGGGCGGCATTGTCGTCAATCGGTGCACAAGCTGCATCCTGTTCATATTCATTAACCAATGAATGGGATGGTGGATTTCAAGGTGTTGTCACCATCACGAATGACGAAAGTGCCGATATTAATGGCTGGCAAGTCGGGATGAAATATCCAGCCGGTGTGGCGGTTACACAATCTTGGAGTGGCGAACTTTCAGGGAATAACCCCTATTACATTGTGAACAAAGAGTGGAACGGAACCATTAAACAAGGCCAAAGCTTGGCTGTTAACTTTATGGGAACTCGTAACGCGACCAGTGCCGCAAATGTCGAGTTAATGGGGTCAACCTGTACTGGCGGCGACACCCCACCACCAAATCACTTACCTGACGCAGTTGCTGATGCGACACCGGTCTCCGGTATTGCACCACTCGAAGTCAGCTTCAGTGCCAGTGGCTCAAGCGATGCTGACGGGGATGCGTTAACCTACGTCTGGGATTTCGGTGACGGTGAAACCGGTACAGGCAAAAATGTACTACATACCTACACTGAACCCGGTGAGTACACAGCGAAACTAACCGTCAGTGATGGCACAGGCGTCGATACGGCCAATGTGGTGATCAATGTCACGACCGAATCCGGCAATACCCCACCTGTAGCAGCGATGACCGTAACACCGGCATCCGGACAAGCACCGTTACTGGTTAACTTTGATGCGTCTGCGTCAACCGATGCGGATAACGATGTTCTCACCTATATCTGGGACTTCGGTGATGGCGCAACCGGTTCCGGTGTCAGCACATCACACACGTATGCCGATCCCGGTAAATATACGGTCTCGCTCATTGTCAGCGACGGCATGGATACCAGCAAAATCGTCAAAACCGTCAATGTCACCGATGATGATGTCCCGCCAACCGTTGAACGTGTGGACAACCCATTCCGTGATGCAACTTGGTATGTCAACCCTGAGTGGTCTGCATTAGCCGCAGCAGAACCGGGCGGTAGCGCGATAGCTGACCAAAACACAGGGGTCTGGCTCGATCGCATTGGTGCGATTGAAGGGACAGACAGCAAAATGGGTCTGCGGGCACACTTAGATAAAGCTCTCGAACAAGGCGCGAATCTGTTCACTGTGGTGGTATATGACTTACCAAACCGTGACTGTAAAGCTCTGGCATCGAATGGTGAGTTGCTCATTTCCAGAGGCGACATCGTTCGCTATAAAAATGAGTTTATCGACCCAATTGCAGAAATCTTTGCCGATCCGAAATATCAGAGCATCCGTATTGCTGCGGTTATCGAGATTGACTCTTTGCCAAACCTCGTCACCAATCTGGACATTCCAAAATGTGCAGAAGCAAATGGCCCTGGCGGCTATCGTGAAGGGATCACCTACGCACTGAATAAGTTCGCACCAATCAAAAACGTGTATTCATACATTGATGCGGCTCACTCAGGTTGGCTAGGCTGGGATAGTAACTTTGATCCGGCAATTACACTGATTTCCAACGTGATCAAAGGCACTGATGCAAGCTGGAATAGTGTTGCTGGTTTCGTGACCAATACCGCCAACTACAGTCCGTTGGTTGAAACCTACCTTCCAAATCCAGACAAGAATGTCGGTGGAGGCCCGATTCGAAGTGCCGATTTCTATGAATGGAACCCGAACTTTGATGAGAAAGACTATGCGATTGAATTCCGTAAACGGATGATAACCAAAGGAGCACCAACCACCATCGGGATGTTGATTGATACGGGTCGCAACGGCTGGGGTGGTCCTGAACGACCAACACATGTCAGTACTTCATCGGATAAGAACACTTATGTCGATGAATCACGGATCGATCGTCGTTATCACCGTGGTAACTGGTGTAACCAACCGAGTGGTATTGGCTACAAACCATGGGCTGACCCTTATGCCGGCGTTGATGCTTTTGTTTGGGTGAAACCACCGGGTGAATCCGATGGTATCTCTGAACCAGACTTCCAGCCTGATCCGGATGACCCAGCGAAGCAATACGATGCAATGTGTGACCCAGATAAAATGAGCACTTCTGCACCACTCCCTACTGGGGCGATGGATAATGCGCCACACGCAGGCCGCTGGTACTCCGCAGGGTTCCAATACCTGTTGGAAAATGCGTATCCACCGGTTGATCAGCCAGCAGGTCCCCCAGCTGAGTAA
- a CDS encoding NYN domain-containing protein encodes MKKVLLLVDVQNVYYTTRQAYQRHLNYNKLWAKSTENRQVVKAIAYAIDRGDPKQQEFQNILRAIGFEVKLKPFIQRADGSAKGDWDVGITIDAMEYAADVDIVVLVSGDGDFDVLVKKLSGDKEKWVEVYGVPELTSVTLMQAASQYFPIDAALLMA; translated from the coding sequence ATGAAAAAAGTTCTGTTACTTGTTGATGTACAAAATGTGTATTACACCACCCGACAAGCCTATCAACGTCACCTGAATTACAACAAATTGTGGGCGAAATCGACTGAGAACAGACAAGTGGTCAAGGCGATTGCCTATGCGATTGACCGGGGAGATCCGAAGCAACAGGAATTTCAGAATATCCTGAGAGCGATCGGTTTCGAGGTCAAACTGAAACCCTTTATTCAACGGGCGGATGGCTCAGCGAAAGGGGACTGGGATGTCGGGATTACCATCGATGCGATGGAGTATGCAGCGGATGTTGATATTGTCGTGTTGGTTTCCGGAGATGGTGATTTTGATGTGTTGGTGAAAAAGTTATCCGGTGACAAAGAGAAATGGGTTGAAGTATATGGTGTCCCAGAGCTGACCTCTGTGACGTTGATGCAAGCGGCCAGTCAATATTTTCCGATTGATGCAGCATTGTTGATGGCATAA
- a CDS encoding PLP-dependent aminotransferase family protein, whose protein sequence is MEIAHSLQQTRSSYIREILSAATDKNVISLAGGLPDEQTFPIDLMQPMLEKLAHMPEVFQYGATAGYPPLLDYLHNLYQLPDTHAAMICTGSQQGLDLIARAYFNPQDTIAMEAPSYLGAMQVFNLVQANIVTVPQTEDGPDVALLEQCFQQQKPKAFYAVPDFHNPTGVCWTLAVRQQVAALCCQYNVVLIEDAPYRELRFSGEALPLVSDFCPNHSIVLRSFSKIASPGLRIGVVTGKYTDLDPLIKVKQGADLHSSVPMQALLLGLLQHPDFDQHLQRIRHLYQSRYDCLYTALRQQLPERCHIKPIAGGMFIWLSLPDCDTFALAKTMLGKGVAVVPSPVFYPNAAPSPAALRLNFTNASPEELTEAVRRLVDGLKAYLD, encoded by the coding sequence ATGGAAATTGCGCATTCATTACAACAGACCCGTTCATCTTATATTCGAGAGATCCTCAGTGCCGCCACCGATAAAAATGTGATCTCGCTGGCCGGTGGCCTGCCAGACGAGCAGACTTTTCCGATTGACCTGATGCAACCGATGCTAGAAAAACTGGCTCATATGCCAGAAGTCTTTCAATACGGTGCAACCGCTGGTTATCCACCGTTGCTCGACTACCTACACAACCTGTATCAATTACCCGATACGCACGCTGCCATGATCTGTACCGGGTCACAACAAGGCTTGGATCTGATTGCCAGAGCTTACTTTAATCCTCAAGACACCATTGCGATGGAAGCCCCGAGTTATTTGGGTGCCATGCAGGTTTTCAATTTGGTTCAGGCCAATATTGTCACCGTGCCTCAAACCGAAGACGGCCCGGATGTCGCGTTACTTGAACAGTGCTTTCAGCAACAAAAGCCAAAAGCCTTTTATGCCGTGCCTGATTTCCACAACCCGACCGGCGTCTGCTGGACACTGGCCGTCCGCCAGCAAGTTGCGGCACTTTGCTGCCAATACAACGTTGTTTTGATTGAAGATGCGCCTTATCGAGAGCTACGTTTCAGCGGTGAAGCGCTGCCGCTGGTGTCTGATTTCTGTCCGAATCATTCAATCGTGTTGCGTTCATTTTCCAAAATTGCCTCTCCGGGGCTGAGAATTGGCGTGGTCACCGGAAAGTACACCGATCTCGATCCATTAATTAAAGTCAAACAGGGTGCGGATCTGCATTCCAGTGTGCCGATGCAAGCGCTGCTGCTCGGGCTGCTGCAACACCCCGATTTTGATCAACATCTCCAACGGATTCGTCACTTGTATCAGTCACGTTATGACTGTCTGTATACAGCGCTACGTCAACAACTGCCGGAACGTTGTCATATCAAGCCTATCGCTGGCGGCATGTTCATCTGGCTTTCGTTACCGGATTGCGACACATTTGCGCTGGCAAAAACGATGCTGGGAAAAGGTGTCGCCGTCGTCCCAAGTCCGGTATTTTATCCCAATGCGGCACCATCACCGGCAGCATTACGCTTGAATTTTACCAATGCCAGCCCGGAAGAACTGACCGAGGCCGTCAGACGTTTGGTTGATGGGCTAAAAGCTTATTTGGACTAA
- a CDS encoding AraC family transcriptional regulator: protein MNPHHISRINDILFYIHKDISRELSAKTLAEVAAYSEQHFHRVFKQTVGESIHQYIRRTRMEYAANQLMFDPTSSVSEIASNCGFSSASSFSRAFKATFHMYPGQWRQHDMDVAAKPYLKDPEIAAGYQRVATRPLQPAKILDVPDRMAAYVRHTGYNRSIRHAWLVLKAWAESEGRDFFTQFGLHHSNPAWVALDKCRYVACLEIDRPLSFRGVVNQMMIPGGLHAVFHLQGVYGDLLPYISLIMEQWLPTSGFKLRSTPAYVHYQQNHFLHPDEQFELDFYLPVKFF from the coding sequence GTGAACCCCCATCATATTTCCCGTATTAATGATATTCTTTTTTATATTCATAAAGATATCAGTAGAGAGCTATCAGCCAAGACCCTGGCCGAGGTGGCCGCTTATTCTGAGCAACATTTTCACCGCGTGTTTAAGCAGACGGTGGGTGAATCAATCCATCAGTACATCCGGCGCACACGGATGGAGTATGCTGCCAATCAACTGATGTTTGATCCCACGTCATCTGTGTCCGAAATCGCCAGTAATTGCGGTTTCAGTTCGGCATCCTCGTTTAGCCGAGCGTTTAAGGCGACTTTTCATATGTATCCCGGGCAGTGGCGGCAGCATGATATGGATGTCGCTGCAAAACCTTATCTCAAAGACCCTGAAATTGCGGCCGGATACCAGCGTGTCGCGACTCGCCCGCTCCAACCCGCGAAAATTCTTGATGTGCCGGATCGTATGGCTGCTTATGTGCGGCATACGGGATACAATCGTTCGATTCGCCATGCGTGGTTAGTGCTGAAAGCATGGGCGGAGAGCGAAGGGCGGGATTTTTTCACTCAGTTTGGGTTACATCATTCGAATCCTGCTTGGGTCGCACTGGATAAATGTCGTTACGTTGCCTGCCTTGAAATCGACCGGCCGCTGTCGTTTCGGGGAGTGGTCAATCAGATGATGATCCCCGGTGGTTTACATGCTGTTTTTCATTTACAGGGCGTCTATGGCGATCTGTTGCCGTATATCAGCCTGATTATGGAACAGTGGTTACCGACTTCAGGGTTTAAGCTGCGCTCGACACCGGCTTATGTTCACTACCAGCAAAATCATTTTCTTCACCCTGATGAACAGTTTGAGTTGGATTTTTATCTGCCGGTGAAGTTTTTTTAA
- a CDS encoding SAM-dependent methyltransferase, producing the protein MDIPRIFNITESAHRIHNPFTPDKFATLGAALRLSPKDRILDLGSGSGEMLCTWARDYGIVGTGIDMSPLFTTQAKQRAEALGVAHQVKFFHNDAAGYVSDEQVDVAACVGATWIGGGVAGTIELLAKSLRPRGIILIGEPYWRQVPPTEEVAKKCFANSISDFLSLPEFLASIGHLGYDVVEMVLANQDGWDRYEAAKWLTMRRWLEENPNDELAEEIRAKLSTEPVRHATYTREYLGWGVFALMPRLT; encoded by the coding sequence TTGGACATTCCACGGATTTTCAACATTACAGAAAGCGCACACCGCATCCACAATCCATTCACGCCTGACAAGTTCGCGACTCTCGGTGCTGCGTTACGGCTCTCACCGAAGGACCGTATTCTGGATCTCGGCAGTGGTTCGGGGGAGATGCTTTGTACCTGGGCTCGTGACTACGGTATTGTCGGCACCGGCATCGACATGAGCCCGTTGTTTACGACACAAGCGAAGCAGCGAGCCGAAGCACTCGGCGTTGCTCATCAAGTTAAGTTTTTCCACAACGATGCCGCAGGTTACGTCTCTGACGAGCAAGTTGATGTGGCAGCTTGTGTCGGTGCCACATGGATTGGTGGCGGTGTCGCCGGAACCATTGAACTTCTGGCAAAAAGTTTGCGCCCTCGCGGTATCATTCTGATTGGTGAACCTTACTGGCGACAGGTGCCGCCAACGGAAGAGGTCGCCAAAAAGTGTTTTGCTAACTCAATCTCCGATTTTCTCAGTCTGCCAGAGTTTCTTGCGTCGATTGGCCACCTCGGTTATGACGTGGTGGAGATGGTTCTCGCCAATCAAGATGGTTGGGATCGCTACGAAGCGGCCAAGTGGCTCACAATGCGGCGCTGGCTTGAAGAAAACCCTAACGATGAATTGGCTGAAGAGATCCGCGCCAAATTGAGTACAGAGCCTGTACGTCACGCAACCTACACGCGGGAGTATTTGGGTTGGGGTGTGTTTGCGCTTATGCCACGGCTGACTTGA
- a CDS encoding alpha/beta fold hydrolase — translation MKAFKLDNHVILRYHDLPGDEIPIIFIHGLGCASSFDYPQVASMGGLTNHRRILVDLVGSGYSDKPEFFDYTIANHAKYLKELLDHLSIDNIVIFGHSMGGAISIAFANCVKDKVKALILSEANLDSGGGFFSKKIASYSESDFVKFGYTEILQESVSSGNTEWAAGLSNSSPIAIHRNAVSLIKGQTPSWRQIFYSLDAAKTYIYGSKSLPDPDSEALTRNNINVAVVANAGHSMAWENPEELALVIKKSIL, via the coding sequence ATGAAAGCGTTTAAACTTGATAATCATGTCATTCTTCGCTACCACGATTTACCCGGCGATGAAATACCAATTATTTTTATTCATGGGCTTGGATGTGCCTCTTCATTTGATTATCCACAAGTCGCTTCAATGGGCGGCTTAACGAACCATAGACGCATATTGGTCGATCTGGTTGGCTCAGGATACAGTGATAAACCTGAATTTTTTGATTATACAATCGCGAATCATGCTAAATACCTTAAAGAATTATTAGATCATTTGAGTATCGATAATATTGTAATCTTTGGTCATAGCATGGGTGGTGCGATATCTATTGCATTCGCCAATTGTGTAAAAGATAAAGTTAAGGCTCTCATTCTAAGTGAGGCGAATCTGGACTCAGGTGGCGGATTTTTCAGTAAAAAGATCGCAAGTTATAGTGAAAGTGACTTTGTGAAATTTGGGTATACGGAGATACTTCAAGAGAGCGTTTCAAGTGGTAATACTGAATGGGCAGCAGGATTATCAAACAGTTCTCCCATCGCGATTCACAGAAATGCAGTCTCTTTGATAAAGGGGCAAACACCAAGTTGGCGGCAAATATTTTATTCACTGGATGCCGCTAAAACATATATTTATGGAAGCAAAAGTTTACCTGACCCAGATAGTGAAGCACTGACTCGGAACAATATTAACGTTGCAGTTGTCGCTAATGCCGGCCATTCAATGGCGTGGGAGAACCCAGAAGAATTAGCGTTAGTCATTAAGAAGTCTATCTTATAA